The Marivirga tractuosa DSM 4126 genome contains the following window.
AGGGGGTTCGCCATGAGCACGAATCAAAACCTTCTCATCTCTTAATTCCTTTAGTGCAGTTCGGTCGATAATTTTAAGACCTTTCGCTTCTAATCTTTTCACCTCCTCATCATTGTGCACAATATCACCCAAACAATAAAGGTAGCCTTGCTCATCAAGCATATCTTCTGCCATTTCAATGGCATAAACTACGCCAAAACAGAATCCTGAGCTATTATCGATTTTAACATTTAGGTTCATCATGGGGTTAATTTAAAGCGTATTGAACTGATGTTTAACATAACTACCCAACAGCAGAAATAGTTTTTTAGAATCTGGAACTCTTACCCTTTCTTCCAAAATTTTATTAGGAGGAAATCGCTTAATCTTATCAAATAACTTTAAATAATAAGTGTAAGCAAGGTATACGCCCCATCGTGCACCTCTTGGCAATTTAACTATTCCTTCATACGCATGGTCGAAATCTTTTTGTATATCGGCTTGAATTTTTTCTTTATGCGAAACTGAAAAATCATTGAAATCTACTCCAGGAAAATAAACTCTACCCCTTTCGTAATAATCTGATTTGATATCACGCAGAAAATTTACTTTCTGGAATGCTGAGCCTAAACTCTTAGCTGAAGGCACCAGTTTTTGATACTCATTTTCATTTCCTTCACAAAAAATCTTTAAACACATCAATCCTACTACCTCCGCTGAACCATAAATATATTCTTCGTACGAGGATTGCTCATAATCAATATCAAGTAGATCCATTTCCATGCTATGCAAAAATGCCTCAATTAAGTCATGATCAATTTGATATTCGTTCACTACCATCTGAAAACAGTGCAAAACAGGATTCAAGCTGATTTGACTTTCAATGGCTTCATAAGTTTGTGCTTTAAAGTCTCTTAAAAGAGCAGATTTATCTTTTTCATGAAAGGTATCCACAATTTCATCCGCATAACGAACAAAACCATAGATAGCATAAATTGGGTAATGAAATTTTTTGTCCAGACTTTTAATACCTAAGCTAAATGACGTACTATACCGGTTCGTAATTAGCTTACTGCATTCAAATGTGGTTTGGTTAAATAATTCTCTAGCATCCATGCTGTTAATTCTTAATGAAATCTTTCATTACTTCTTTGCCCACTACCTGTCCTGATATTAAAGATGGTGGCACTCCAGGCCCAGGAACAGTTAACTGTCCAGCATAATAAAAGTTTTTCAACTTTTTATTTTTTAAAGCAGGCTTCAAAATAGCCGTTTGCTTTAAAGTATTCGCCAAGCCATAAGCATTTCCTTTAAATGAGTGATAATCATTAATGAAATCATTATGCGCATAACTACGCTTATAAGTTACATATTTCTTAATGTCTTCTCCTAATATTTTCTCCATTCTATCCATAATAAGGTCATAATATTTTTCTCTTATTTCCTCATTATCTTCTAAACCGGGCGCCACAGGCATTAATATAAATATATTCTCTTTACCCTCTGGAGCCACGGTATCATCAGTTTTTGATGGTGCGCTTACGTAAAATAAAGGTTTATCCGGCCATTTTGGCGTTTCATAAATTTCTTGGGCATGCGGACCAAAATCATGGTCGAAAAATAAATTATGGTGGACTAAGCCCGCTATTCTTTTATCTACACCTAAGTAGAAAATTAATGAAGAAGGCGCCATTGTTCGACTTTCCCAATATTTGGAATTGTAATTTCTAAAGTTCTCAGGAAGAATTTTTTGATCAGTATGCTCATAGTCAGCAGAAGACACTACAACATCCGCCTCATATGTTTCGGTTTTGGTTATTACTCTTTTGGCTAAGTTCCCTTCGCAATCAACAGAAAGCACTTCCTGCTGGGTCTTAAACTTCACTCCCTTTTCTTCAGCAAGCTTCACCATTCCCTCCACAATTTTATGCATACCGCCTTTCGGATACCAGGTACCTAAGCTGATATCAGCATAATTCATCAAACTGTAAAGTGCAGGTGTGTTTTCTGGAAGGGCACCTAAAAAAAGAATTGGGAATTCCATCAGGCGAATAATCCGTTCATTCTTGAAAAACTTTCGAACATGACCATAAATGGAAGAAAAAATATCCATTCTGACCATATCAAAAAGCAATTTTATGCTCATAAATTCAGTAAGTGAGCGACCCGGTTTATAAACCAGATCGTTTATTCCCTTTTCGTATTTATAAGCTGCCTGCTCTAAGAATTTGTCTAATTGGTCGCCACTGCCTGGCTCAAGTTCCTCCAGCATATTTTTGAATTCCTGCATCTTAGCAGGAACCTTTAATACGTCATCTTTTCCGAAAAGAACATGGTAGGAAGGATTTAGTCTTTGAAGCTCGTAGTAATCGGATACTTTTTTACCGAAGGTTTCGAAATACTTTTCAAAGACATCCGGCATCCAGTACCAACTTGGCCCCATATCAAAAGTAAAGCCCTCAGCTTTGAACTGACGGGCTCGACCTCCTAAATCTTTATTTTTTTCCAAGACTGTTACATCACAGCCTTCATTGGCAAGGTATGTTGCAGTAGATAAACCCGCAAAACCTGAACCAATTACTACTACTTTTCTATTTGCCATTCAATGATATAGTTAAGCATAAATCTTAAGAGCATCTTTCAACTCCTTTCTGGCAATATGGATTCTATTTTTAACAGTTCCAATTGGAATTTCTAATTTTTCAGCAATTTCATGATATTTAAATCCTCTGTAGTGCATCATGAATGGTTCTTTATAAACATCATCCAATTTAGAAATTTGGCTTACAATATCCGCCATAGCAAAAGAACCATAAGCAGAATTTTGTGCTATATTCTCAGTAGAATTTATGAAATGTAAATTTTCAGTCGTATCAATGAATGTTTTTCTTCTTACCATTCTCTGATAATTCGTGATGAATGTATTTTTCATGATAGTAAACAACCATGCTTTCAAGTTTGTACCCTCAGAAAATTTTTCTCGGTTTGAAAATGCTTTTAAAACAGTTTCCTGAATTAAATCATTTGCCTGTTCCATGTCTTTCGTCAGCCTTAATGCGAACGGTTTCATAGATTTCGTCATGTTATTAATCGCGTAACCAAATTCTAATGCTGTCATGATTGTCGGTGTTTAATCTTGTTTAACAAATCTATACTTTAATTAAACAATATCCAAATATTTTGTTGAATTATTTTCAATATTAACTAAACAAAATACCGCAAAATACCAAGCCACATTGCTACAAAATAGGTTAAAACTTCTTTAAAAGGCTCTAAACGCATATTTTTACATGTATATACATACAAAATAAAAGTTTAATAAATGTTGAACAAAACTAAAAATCTACTTAATGCTATTCATTTAGTAATAACATATTATAAAAGATGGAGAAGGAAACTTAAAAGATTGGACATAAAAAAAGCCATCTTCTCGGGATGGCTTTAAATTAATCACTGAATTTTATTTACTATTCGTATTTCATATTTTTCTGACCTTCAGGCCTTTTCGGAGAAAGCTCTATATCCTTTTCATTAATAAAATCTAGCAAATCTTCCATTTTCATAATGAACTCTACATTCTTTTTTCTTTTTATATCCTGACCGATGACTTGAAAACCACCTACGAACAAAGTAGCGCTACTAAACAAATCAGCTACTTCATCTATATATTCTTGCACTTCAGATTTTTTAGGGGCAGCTGTACAAATTGTTAACACATAATCTGGTTCATGTATTTCCTTCACAGAATATAAATCTGATTTAGGAAGATTTTGACCTAAGTAAATCACTTTGAATTTTCTCGCTCTCAACAAGAATGCTGAAAACATTAAAGACAATTCGTGTAACTCTCCTTCAGGTAAATACAACAACCACTTACCTTTTGATTCTCTTTCTGTAACGTACTGCCCATCAATAGCAACCGTCATTTTTTGGCGAATCAAATTGGATATGAAATGTTCCTGTGCAGGTAAAATACTCCCTGTTTGCCAAAGCATTCCAATTTTGGCTAAAAACGGATAGATGATATTTAGCATGGTTCTTTCAAAACCATACTTAAGAATATTGTTGTTGAGGATGCTTTCAAATCTATCTTCATCCATATCAATCATACTCAAAGTCAATGAGTTGATTTGATCAGGAAATCTCAGATTAGTTTCTGCTATTTTCAAAACCTCTTGACTTAATTCCTCCTCCCCCATTTTGGCAATTTTGGATATTTTATATCCATTTTCCTTAAGAGTGGAAATATTTAATACCAACTTTAAGTCTTCATCACTGTAGTAACGAATATTAGTATCAGTCCTTTTAGGCTCTATAAAATTATAACGCTGCTCCCAAATCCGTAAAGTATGCGCCTTAATTCCTGATAGGTGTTCTAAATCTTTAATTGAATAACTGCTCACTTTGCTTCTCTCCTTTCTACTTACCTGTTTAAATTAAAGTTTAATAATTTTCACTCAATATGTTTTGGGTTGATAAGTAAAAAAATAACCACAAGACGTTAAAAATGTTTTTTAGAAACGATAATATATTCCAAATTTGTAAAAAAAAATCGAAAAAAACGCCAT
Protein-coding sequences here:
- a CDS encoding phytoene/squalene synthase family protein, encoding MDARELFNQTTFECSKLITNRYSTSFSLGIKSLDKKFHYPIYAIYGFVRYADEIVDTFHEKDKSALLRDFKAQTYEAIESQISLNPVLHCFQMVVNEYQIDHDLIEAFLHSMEMDLLDIDYEQSSYEEYIYGSAEVVGLMCLKIFCEGNENEYQKLVPSAKSLGSAFQKVNFLRDIKSDYYERGRVYFPGVDFNDFSVSHKEKIQADIQKDFDHAYEGIVKLPRGARWGVYLAYTYYLKLFDKIKRFPPNKILEERVRVPDSKKLFLLLGSYVKHQFNTL
- a CDS encoding phytoene desaturase family protein — encoded protein: MANRKVVVIGSGFAGLSTATYLANEGCDVTVLEKNKDLGGRARQFKAEGFTFDMGPSWYWMPDVFEKYFETFGKKVSDYYELQRLNPSYHVLFGKDDVLKVPAKMQEFKNMLEELEPGSGDQLDKFLEQAAYKYEKGINDLVYKPGRSLTEFMSIKLLFDMVRMDIFSSIYGHVRKFFKNERIIRLMEFPILFLGALPENTPALYSLMNYADISLGTWYPKGGMHKIVEGMVKLAEEKGVKFKTQQEVLSVDCEGNLAKRVITKTETYEADVVVSSADYEHTDQKILPENFRNYNSKYWESRTMAPSSLIFYLGVDKRIAGLVHHNLFFDHDFGPHAQEIYETPKWPDKPLFYVSAPSKTDDTVAPEGKENIFILMPVAPGLEDNEEIREKYYDLIMDRMEKILGEDIKKYVTYKRSYAHNDFINDYHSFKGNAYGLANTLKQTAILKPALKNKKLKNFYYAGQLTVPGPGVPPSLISGQVVGKEVMKDFIKN
- a CDS encoding RNA polymerase sigma factor, translating into MTALEFGYAINNMTKSMKPFALRLTKDMEQANDLIQETVLKAFSNREKFSEGTNLKAWLFTIMKNTFITNYQRMVRRKTFIDTTENLHFINSTENIAQNSAYGSFAMADIVSQISKLDDVYKEPFMMHYRGFKYHEIAEKLEIPIGTVKNRIHIARKELKDALKIYA
- a CDS encoding MerR family transcriptional regulator, which gives rise to MSSYSIKDLEHLSGIKAHTLRIWEQRYNFIEPKRTDTNIRYYSDEDLKLVLNISTLKENGYKISKIAKMGEEELSQEVLKIAETNLRFPDQINSLTLSMIDMDEDRFESILNNNILKYGFERTMLNIIYPFLAKIGMLWQTGSILPAQEHFISNLIRQKMTVAIDGQYVTERESKGKWLLYLPEGELHELSLMFSAFLLRARKFKVIYLGQNLPKSDLYSVKEIHEPDYVLTICTAAPKKSEVQEYIDEVADLFSSATLFVGGFQVIGQDIKRKKNVEFIMKMEDLLDFINEKDIELSPKRPEGQKNMKYE